One region of Zingiber officinale cultivar Zhangliang chromosome 7B, Zo_v1.1, whole genome shotgun sequence genomic DNA includes:
- the LOC122004770 gene encoding vegetative cell wall protein gp1-like: protein MIGDGDASGGSDIEMGITAILMAATVLMVICCELQSSLLPPLAIKRSIPLQPCCPPPPTITSSSEEVVFKSRTIPIHPIPPLPPLLPLPTPPSPPSPVITSSSEEEVFKSRSIPIPIHPIPPMPQLLPSLPTPPSPPPLVITASSSEEAFKCRTIPMHPIPPLPTLMPMSLLPTPPSPPLGDHRPIV from the exons ATGATCGGGGATGGCGATGCAAGTggtggcagcgacattgaaatggGAATCA CCGCAATTCTAATGGCAGCCACAGTTCTAATGGTTATATGTTGTGAGCTGCAATCCTCACTCCTACCACCTCTGGCGATCAAGCGGTCCATTCCACTACAGCCGTGTTGTCCCCCACCCCCGACGATCACCTCCTCCTCCGAGGAGGTGGTGTTCAAGAGCCGGACGATCCCAATccatccgattcctcccttgcctcCGCTGCTGCCGCTTCCAACACCTCCATCCCCACCATCTCCAGTGATCACCTCCTCCTCCGAGGAGGAGGTGTTCAAGAGCCGCTCGATCCCGATCCCGATCCATCCGATTCCTCCCATGCCTCAGCTGCTGCCGTCGCTTCCAACACCTCCATCGCCACCCCCTCTAGTGATCACCGCCTCCTCTTCTGAGGAGGCGTTCAAGTGCCGCACAATCCCGATGCATCCGATTCCTCCCCTTCCTACGCTCATGCCAATGTCGCTGCTTCCGACACCTCCATCCCCACCCCTCGGCGATCACCGTCCAATTGTGTAA
- the LOC122004772 gene encoding uncharacterized PE-PGRS family protein PE_PGRS36-like, producing MSVDRGGIGWIGIVRHLNASTEEEVVITRGGGDGGVGSGGSSGGRGGIGWIEIGIEQRLNTSSSEEEVITGEGGDGGVRSGGSGGKGGIGWISIVRLLNTSSSSEVIVEGGARDGCSGTKRLIARGGGSDDGSSHHITIRTVAAI from the coding sequence ATGAGCGTAGATAGGGGAGGAATCGGATGGATCGGGATTGTGCGGCACTTGAACGCCTCCACAGAAGAGGAGGTGGTGATCACTAGAGGGGGTGGCGATGGAGGTGTTGGAAGCGGCGGCAGTAGCGGAGGCAGGGGAGGAATCGGATGGATCGAGATCGGGATCGAGCAGCGCTTGAACACCTCCTCCTCGGAGGAGGAGGTGATCACCGGAGAGGGTGGGGATGGAGGTGTTAGAAGCGGCGGCAGTGgaggcaagggaggaatcggatggATCAGCATCGTGCGGCTCTTGAacacctcctcctcctcggaGGTGATCGTCGAGGGTGGGGCTCGAGACGGTTGTAGTGGAACGAAGCGCTTAATCGCTAGAGGTGGTGGGAGTGACGATGGCAGCTCGCATCATATAACCATTAGAACTGTGGCTGCCATTTGA